One Cryptomeria japonica chromosome 9, Sugi_1.0, whole genome shotgun sequence genomic window carries:
- the LOC131042601 gene encoding uncharacterized protein LOC131042601, with protein sequence MQKGSQNADHDAKGMLDGASSDDRRNIQTIDVSDEIEEDINFLNDLAIICRFIGQRSDRKTIEKWIEETWKTPQITKFMPKGFFIMVFASEEERKKVLDGGLWTMRSKPLYIQKWCRNFNPSKTEPYEKPIWIRLNNLPLEYWSEEALEKIGRSLGTLMELDAEIANGNSYLYARIKLVAVRRMPQLIKLRGHGMEWIQLIEVEEEKHYCSLCGRRNHDSDKCKNKKSKKKVWRAKQVVGIRNTEEPLQITNSEMVDVKTGKKQNGEDLEMVGNYKMEMEEKTGNFESIEQNDIELEEDGISEEDEEKDELETTDIRNICH encoded by the coding sequence atgcaaaaggGTTCGCAAAATGCAGATCATGATGCGAAAGGGATGTTGGATGGAGCTAGCAGCGATGACAGAAGAAACATTCAAACCATTGATGTCAGCGATGAAATTGAGGAAGACATTAATTTTTTAAATGATCTTGCAATCATTTGCAGATTCATTGGTCAAAGATCAGACAGGAAAACAATCGAAAAATGGATAGAGGAAACGTGGAAGACGCCGCAAATAACAAAATTCATGCCTAAGGGTTTTTTTATTATGGTCTTTGCCTCGGAGGAAGAGCGGAAAAAGGTGTTGGACGGTGGGTTATGGACCATGAGATCAAAGCCGCTGTATATCCAAAAATGGTGTAGGAACTTCAATCCATCAAAAACTGAGCCTTATGAGAAACCAATATGGATTCGATTGAATAATCTGCCATTGGAATACTGGTCAGAGGAGGCATTAGAAAAAATAGGCAGATCCTTGGGAACCCTAATGGAGCTTGATGCAGAAATTGCGAATGGGAATTCATATTTGTATGCAAGGATTAAATTAGTGGCGGTCAGGAGAATGCCACAATTGATAAAACTAAGAGGTCATGGAATGGAATGGATCCAATTGATTGAAGTTGAGGAGGAGAAACATTACTGCTCCTTGTGCGGCCGTAGAAACCATGATTCTGataaatgcaaaaataaaaaatccaagaaAAAAGTTTGGAGGGCAAAACAGGTGGTTGGTATTAGAAATACAGAAGAACCTCTTCAAATAACTAACAGTGAAATGGTGGATGTAAAAACTGGCAAGAAACAGAATGGAGAGGACCTGGAGATGGTGGGAAATTATAAAATGGAAATGGAGGAAAAAACTGGTAATTTTGAATCAATAGAACAAAACGACATCGAATTGGAGGAAGATGGAATTTCAGAGGaagatgaagagaaagatgaattggAAACAACAGACATAAGAAATATATGCCATTGA